A genomic segment from Ptychodera flava strain L36383 chromosome 23 unlocalized genomic scaffold, AS_Pfla_20210202 Scaffold_23__1_contigs__length_28996876_pilon, whole genome shotgun sequence encodes:
- the LOC139124192 gene encoding uncharacterized protein: MLSQVVPVATIEAFKRVCNQNNIKVILWPMEATKYEIVKKLIYTDIIDVDLPSKDKVTILEHTQIDQMVSITENESCVALSIDGLEQAIKFVDSKQLGQLQHLADKHLTPSPNIVHIANDLTKKICPGRRYLAYHWRNKTAEMACFFGHERHENECAWRRKEIRKFAEISAEAVTDLMKSEQIECIYLACPLWALEMVDILSKRIPRASIFTSGDILGSKKYKTLLDDYYKLSLVEQEICLRAAVFVASHDSSWSKFVVANREANGKTNYNIKTLVKLPHDLPPGLIR; the protein is encoded by the exons ATGTTGTCTCAGGTGGTGCCAGTAGCTACGATTGAAGCATTTAAAAGGGTTTGCaatcaaaacaatattaaaGTCATTCTTTGGCCCATGGAAGCGACGAAGTATGAAATCGTTAAAAAATTGATCTATACTGATATAATAGACGTCGATCTTCCAAGCAAAGACAAAGTTACAATTTTGGAACACACGCAAATAGATCAGATGGTGTCAATAACCGAAAACGAAAGCTGTGTCGCACTTTCCATAGATGGTTTAGAGCAGGCCATTAAATTCGTGGACAGTAAACAATTAGGTCAACTACAGCATCTCGCCGATAAACATCTGACGCCATCACCGAACATCGTCCATATTGCCAACGATCTCACAAAGAAGATTTGCCCGGGAAGACGGTATCTAGCATACCATTGGAGAAACAAAACGGCGGAAATGGC ATGTTTCTTTGGCCATGAACGCCATGAGAACGAATGTGCATGGCGTCGAAAAGAGATTAGGAAGTTTGCAGAAATATCAGCTGAAGCTGTAACTGATCTGATGAAATCTGAGCAGATAGAGTGCATCTATTTGGCCTGTCCGCTGTGGGCATTG GAAATGGTGGATATTTTGTCCAAGCGGATACCGAGAGCAAGCATCTTTACATCGGGCGATATTCTTGGTTCAAAGAAATACAAAACACTTCTCGACGATTACTACAAATTGTCCCTCGTAGAACAGGAAATTTGCTTAA GAGCTGCAGTATTTGTAGCCTCGCATGATTCCAGCTGGTCCAAATTTGTGGTTGCAAACAGAGAAGCAAATGGGAAGACAAATTACAATATCAAGACCCTTGTGAAACTCCCACATGACCTACCTCCCGGCTTAATCAGATAA